The proteins below are encoded in one region of Ornithinimicrobium avium:
- a CDS encoding RelA/SpoT family protein produces the protein MNDPAAPTPQHARAGGGLRPRWARLGGIRSSSTANPALEPLLRSVRATHPRADLGLIERAYAVAAKAHEGQRRKSGDAYITHPLAVATILAELGMTPSTIAAALLHDTVEDTAYSLKALREEFGEEIAMLVDGVTKLDKMTYGDAAQAETVRKMVVAMARDIRVLVIKLADRLHNARTWRYVSAESAARKAGETLEIYAPLAHRLGMNTIKWELEDLSFAQLYPKVYDEIVRMVAQRAPAREELLARIRADISEELKTNKVRATVTGRPKHYYSVYQKMIVRGHDFDKIYDLVGVRVLVDSIQDCYAVLGALHSRWNPVPGRFKDYIAMPKFNMYQSLHTTVIGPEGKPVEVQIRTHQMHRRAEYGVAAHWKYKEQGPDGTKAVAGADGGPGALEGMQWLRQLIDWQRETADPGEFLDSLRFEIASAEVYVFTPGGDVMALPADATPVDFAYAVHTEVGHRCVGGRVNGKLVPLDSTLSNGDVVEIITSKAVDAGPSRDWLAFVKSGRARTKIRQWFTRERREEMVESGKDQIARVLRKQNAPLQRLMSHETLAAVADDLHYKDLEGLFAAVGENNVSAQHVVRQLVSTLGGEDSAEEDLAEAVSPPRRGRMPHTDPGVTVVGTDDVWVKLAKCCTPVPGDPIMGFVTHGRGVSVHRTDCTNAEQLKKHPERIIAVAWAPTASSLFMVNLQVEALDRPRLLSDITQVLSDQHVNILSASVQTSRDRVALSKFTFEMADPSHLESVLGAVRRVPAVLDAYRVTGTASTDPHRRSQLRPREEGSRTA, from the coding sequence ATGAACGACCCGGCCGCGCCGACACCGCAGCACGCCCGTGCGGGCGGCGGCCTGCGCCCGCGGTGGGCACGGCTGGGCGGCATCCGCTCCTCCTCGACCGCCAACCCGGCGCTCGAGCCGCTGCTGCGCTCGGTGCGGGCCACCCACCCCAGGGCCGACCTGGGCCTGATCGAGCGCGCCTACGCGGTCGCCGCCAAGGCCCACGAGGGCCAGCGCCGCAAGAGCGGCGACGCCTACATCACCCACCCGCTCGCGGTCGCGACCATCCTCGCCGAGCTGGGGATGACCCCCTCGACCATCGCGGCGGCGCTGCTGCACGACACGGTGGAGGACACCGCATACTCCCTGAAGGCGCTGCGCGAGGAGTTCGGCGAGGAGATCGCGATGCTCGTCGACGGCGTCACCAAGCTGGACAAGATGACCTACGGCGACGCCGCGCAGGCCGAGACCGTCCGCAAGATGGTCGTGGCGATGGCGCGCGACATCCGGGTGCTGGTCATCAAGCTGGCCGACCGGCTGCACAACGCGCGGACCTGGCGCTACGTCTCGGCCGAGTCGGCGGCGCGCAAGGCGGGGGAGACCCTGGAGATCTACGCGCCGCTGGCCCACCGGCTGGGGATGAACACGATCAAGTGGGAGCTGGAGGACCTCTCCTTCGCCCAGCTCTACCCCAAGGTCTACGACGAGATCGTCCGGATGGTCGCCCAGCGCGCCCCGGCCCGCGAGGAGCTGCTGGCCCGGATCCGCGCCGACATCAGCGAGGAGCTCAAGACCAACAAGGTGCGGGCCACCGTCACCGGCCGTCCGAAGCACTACTACTCCGTCTACCAGAAGATGATCGTGCGGGGGCACGACTTCGACAAGATCTACGACCTGGTCGGGGTGCGGGTGCTGGTCGACTCGATCCAGGACTGCTACGCCGTGCTCGGCGCGCTGCACAGCCGGTGGAACCCGGTGCCGGGGCGGTTCAAGGACTACATCGCGATGCCCAAGTTCAACATGTACCAGTCCCTGCACACGACCGTCATCGGTCCCGAGGGCAAGCCGGTCGAGGTGCAGATCCGCACCCACCAGATGCACCGTCGCGCCGAGTACGGCGTCGCCGCGCACTGGAAGTACAAGGAGCAGGGTCCTGACGGCACCAAGGCGGTCGCCGGCGCCGACGGCGGTCCCGGGGCGCTGGAGGGTATGCAGTGGCTGCGCCAGCTCATCGACTGGCAGCGGGAGACGGCCGACCCGGGGGAGTTCCTCGACTCGCTGCGCTTCGAGATCGCCTCGGCCGAGGTCTACGTCTTCACCCCGGGCGGCGACGTGATGGCGCTGCCCGCGGACGCCACCCCGGTGGACTTCGCCTACGCGGTGCACACCGAGGTCGGGCACCGCTGCGTGGGCGGGCGGGTCAACGGCAAGCTGGTCCCGCTCGACTCGACGCTGTCCAACGGCGACGTCGTGGAGATCATCACCAGCAAGGCCGTCGACGCCGGCCCGAGCCGTGACTGGCTGGCCTTCGTCAAGAGCGGGCGCGCCCGGACCAAGATCCGGCAGTGGTTCACCCGCGAGCGGCGCGAGGAGATGGTCGAGTCCGGCAAGGACCAGATCGCCCGCGTCCTGCGCAAGCAGAACGCCCCGCTGCAGCGCCTGATGTCCCACGAGACCCTCGCCGCGGTCGCCGACGACCTCCACTACAAGGACCTCGAGGGGCTCTTCGCCGCTGTCGGCGAGAACAACGTGTCGGCCCAGCACGTCGTCCGCCAGCTCGTCTCCACGCTCGGCGGCGAGGACAGCGCGGAGGAGGACCTCGCCGAGGCGGTCTCGCCACCGCGGCGCGGACGCATGCCGCACACCGACCCCGGGGTCACGGTCGTGGGCACCGACGACGTGTGGGTCAAGCTGGCCAAGTGCTGCACGCCGGTGCCCGGCGACCCGATCATGGGTTTCGTCACGCACGGCCGGGGCGTGTCGGTGCACCGCACCGACTGCACCAACGCCGAGCAGCTCAAGAAGCACCCCGAGCGCATCATCGCGGTCGCGTGGGCGCCGACCGCCTCCAGCCTGTTCATGGTCAACCTGCAGGTCGAGGCGCTGGACCGGCCGCGGCTGCTCTCGGACATCACCCAGGTGCTCTCCGACCAGCACGTCAACATCCTCTCGGCCTCCGTGCAGACCAGCCGGGACCGGGTCGCGCTGAGCAAGTTCACCTTCGAGATGGCCGACCCCTCGCACCTGGAGTCGGTCCTGGGCGCGGTGCGCCGGGTGCCGGCCGTGCTGGACGCCTACCGGGTGACGGGGACCGCGAGCACGGACCCGCACCGGCGCAGCCAGCTGCGGCCCCGCGAGGAGGGGTCCCGGACGGCCTGA
- a CDS encoding adenine phosphoribosyltransferase: protein MTTSDQDRPARDLLDPDLGADVLAGLRDIADFPINGVVFKDFTPLLLDAALRDRIVEDTVARRRGTVDVVAGIEARGFIIGAMIAHALGVGFVPVRKEGKLPSAVHRLSYALEYGTATLEIHQDAVSNGERVLVVDDVLATGGTLAATCELIERCGASVEAIELVLEIAALEGRSKLEGQEVFSIVTV from the coding sequence ATGACGACCAGCGACCAGGACCGGCCGGCCCGGGACCTGCTGGACCCCGATCTCGGGGCCGACGTGCTGGCCGGCCTGCGCGACATCGCCGACTTCCCGATCAACGGAGTGGTCTTCAAGGACTTCACCCCGCTCCTGCTCGACGCGGCGTTGCGTGACCGCATCGTGGAGGACACGGTGGCACGGCGGCGGGGCACGGTGGACGTGGTGGCCGGCATCGAGGCCCGCGGCTTCATCATCGGCGCGATGATCGCCCACGCGCTCGGCGTCGGCTTCGTCCCGGTGCGCAAGGAGGGCAAGCTGCCCTCGGCGGTGCACCGCCTGTCCTACGCCCTCGAGTACGGCACGGCGACCCTGGAGATCCACCAGGACGCGGTCTCCAACGGCGAGCGGGTCCTCGTCGTCGACGACGTGCTGGCCACCGGCGGGACGCTGGCCGCCACCTGCGAGCTGATCGAACGGTGCGGCGCCAGCGTCGAGGCGATCGAGCTGGTGCTCGAGATCGCCGCCCTCGAGGGTCGCAGCAAGCTGGAGGGGCAGGAGGTCTTCTCGATCGTCACGGTCTGA